A single Plasmodium knowlesi strain H genome assembly, chromosome: 13 DNA region contains:
- a CDS encoding ubiquitin-conjugating enzyme E2, putative, whose product MALKRITKELQDLNKDPPTNCSAGPIGDDLFFWQATIMGPGDSPYENGVYFLNIKFPPDYPFKPPKIIFTTKIYHPNINTSGAICLDILKDQWSPALTISKVLLSISSLLTDPNADDPLVPEIAHVYKTDRTKYHQTAKAWTQKYAQ is encoded by the exons ATGGCGCTGAAAAGAATAACGAAG GAACTACAAGACCTGAACAAGGACCCCCCCACAAATTGCTCCGCGGGGCCAATTGGAGATGACCTCTTTTTTTGGCAAGCGACGATAATGGGACCAGGAGACAG TCCCTACGAAAACGGTGTATACTTCCTGAACATAAAATTCCCGCCAGATTATCCCTTCAAGCCTCCCAAG ATTATATTCACCACGAAAATATATCACCCAAATATAAACACGTCGGGTGCCATTTGCCTGGATATCCTCAAGGACCAATGGAGTCCCGCTCTAACCATTTCGAAAGTTCTACTGTCCATATCTTCGTTATTAACTGATCCCAATGCAG ACGATCCACTCGTGCCAGAAATAGCCCATGTGTACAAAACAGACAGAACCAAATACCATCAAACTGCAAAAGCCTGGACGCAAAAATATGCCCAATGA